CGGTATCATAAAGACTATTTCACAATGGTTGCATAATCGAGCGCAGGATGTGTTAACCGAGCCGGTGATGGTGAGCGGCAAGCGCCAGCATGTGCGGGGCGGTAGTAACAGCAGTACATCTACATATTATTATATTACGTTTGAAAAGCAGGATCGCTCGCGATTCGAACTGGAGGTGCCGGAGGAGCAGTATGGCATCATTGCTGAAGGGGATAACGGTCAGCTGACATATCAGGGCAGTTGGTTCAAAACATTTGAAAGGATCGTGTAGCCATGAACATGCTGTTTGAGTATAACTGGCAAGTACGTCAGGACTGGTTTGACTGGTGTCGCGAGTTACCGGAGGAAGAGCTGCTGCGTGAACGTGTCGGCGGTATGGGCAGTTTTTTGAACACGTTATTTCATATTGTAGAAGTCGAGTACAACTGGCTTACCGATGTGAAGCAGCAAGTGCATCCGTCGTATTTTAATGATACGTTTGATCAATATCGCTCGTTGGCTCAAGTGGAAGAACTATCCCAGCGCCTGCATTCACAGGTGGCGGAAGTGGTATATAACTGGAAGCCAGAGCTAGAGCATCGCGAACTGCACGATTCGGGACCAGATGGTCAGACGGAAATCCATACGTACGGTGAAGTGATGCGTCATGTGATTGCGCATGAGATTCATCATATCGGTCAATTGTCGATTTGGGCACGTATGCTGGATCGAAAGCCAGTGACTGCCAATCTCATCCGTCGTGGTCTTGGTCATACTTCGCCTGGAAACGAGCTATGATCATCTATGCTGATATAGCGGTACCCGTACCTATTCCAATATTGTGTAAAAAGTTTGCCTGACTGGTTGTACGTTTCCATCGCACATTACCATACTTGTGCAGGAGCGAAACGACAGCGGCAAACGATCAGGGAACGATCGGCTGCTGAAGGTTCCCTTTCCTTCCTGACATTGAATCATCGAAGGGTGGAAATCACAATGGCAGGATCACCGAATTTGAAATTTAACACACAGGGAAATGTACTGTTTCGCCGTAACGCTGACAATGTAGGATATGAGACGAATGTCGGTCAATTGCCGTCGCTGGAAGGTGTCGCTTCTACCGATCTGTATATGACCAAAGGTAATATTCGTGAGCCGCACTGGCATCCGAATGCAGGGGAATACGATTATGTGATCGAGGGTGAGTTGGAATTTGTTATCTTTGACCCGATCTACAAACAGCTGCAAAAGTACCATCTCAAGCCGCGTGATGTGCTGTATATCCCGCAGGGCTACTGGCACTGGATCGTACCACTGACTGAGAAAACGCATATTCTCGTTGTGTTTAACAACAATGAGCCAACCACGGTAGCAGGCTCGGACATTCTGCGCTTTACACCGAGCGAAGTGATGGAACTAGCATACAGCATGCCAGCAGATGACTATGAGCAGCTGATCTCCAATATCGACGGTACGATTGTCATCGGCCCATCCAATGAGGAAACAAATGATACGCTCAAGGTCGGTACCGACACAGACAATGACCCACAACCGCAGGACGACAAGGACAAAGGGCATAGACACAAATAAAGCAGCAATGACTTAAATAGTACTACCGTTAACCAGATCTTTCCGGTGTAGCATTGCCGGAGAGGTCTGGTTGACGTATGTGTTCATGTGCTAGCTACCTATGACCATTCAAAGAACAACAGGTTAGATCACTATCGCCCAGCCCATACCGAATTGTGCGGGTAGTGGTCTAACCTGTTGTCTCATCAACATGATTTTATCTATCCGATCCCTTATCCTATGGCATATTACATTCCACACTAAAATCCGCTCAATACCAACTCAATCAGCGCCAGTTTGAGTGCTTGCAGCGCGTCTTCCGACGGCATGCGGATATAGCGGGCAAACTGGATCATATCCGGTTCAAAAATACGCAGCAGCTTTTCCATTGCTGCCGCGTTTGGTTGCAGGGAAGCCTGCTGAATCAATTGGCAGATTGCATCTTCTGACGTAGCGTTTGTAATGCTTTCTTTTTCCATTTGCTCACCGCCTGTTGGGAAATATGATAGTGTGCTGCTACCTGCTTCTCCGTCAAATCTCGGATGAACAGAGCGGTCATCACCTGTTGTTCCATGCCTTCCGGTAGCGACTGAATCCATTGCTGTATCCAAAGACGACTGTCTGTTTCATCTGTAAATGATGGCGAATATGATACGTCGTACAATAGTGGCAGTTCTCGGTTGATACGGGTACGACTGCGGTATTGCATCCTCCAGGCAATGCGTCGGAGTTCGGCTTTGTATTTCTCATATGTGGGGCTAGATATGGATAAAGACATGAGGCATCTCCTTTCAGATCATAGAATGGATGAAGCAGTGAACGTTCAAACATAATGGTAATCAAATAAGGAAAAATACAACTTTATAAATAAAAATTTACATATAATTAAAACGAAATAGTGTCGGAACCGAAAATAAAAACAAACACTTCGATTGAGATGAATGTACGCGAAAAACACAACTTTCGCCGCAGAGATGCGTACAAGGATATAGCTGATTGACCGGCATGAGAAATAGAAGCATGACCGCCGTCCCATATCTCTCATCAAAGAAATGGCATCTTACGGCATAGTCTTGCTTCTGCAAAGGTACGACCTCTATAATAGAAACTGCTGTATTCATCGGCGTACGGGCATGGAAACATTGCTACATTGAACTGGGAGGACATCATGGATATGAAATCTAGAACAAAACGCCCCGGTCTGGCGTTTGCAACCAAATGGGTAGTGGCAGCGGCATTGACCGTATCGGTAGGGGCTGCACCACATGTGGCACCACAGGTACAGGCGGCAGCTAGCGAGAAACCGGCGGTTATTACCATCGGCGGCAAAACCATCGACTGGTCGACAGCACCCTTTGTCATGAACGGAACGACAATGGTTCCGCTGCGCGAAGCGGCAAAAGAACTAGGAGCACAGGCAACATGGGACGCATCGACCCATTCGGTCGTTATGTACAACAACGGGGACACCATCGTGCATACACCGAATACTTCCAAAATTACACTGGACGGATATTCGCTCGACATGCCAGAAGTATCGCGTAATGTATACGGTACAATGATGGTACCAGCACGCTTTTTAGCAGACGCATTCAAGGCGAAGCTGACGCTCAATTCCACACCGGAACTGGCTACGATTGACCTGACGCCGGATCAAGAAACGGTAATGTCAAATTCGATCAAAAGCGTAGACACCTATTTGCAAAATCAGAACTATTCGGGTCTGGCATTAGTAGAATACAAAGGGAAAGTTGTACTGAAAAAAGGCTACGGTCTGTCCGGCGTGAACAAAACGACAAGCCCAGACGGTATTTCTCGTATCGCTTCTCTTAGCAAATCGTTTACCGCTTCGTCGGTGATGAAGCTGATTGAAGAGGGCAAGATCAGTCTCGACGATAAACTGACCAAATATATTCCAGACTTCCCGCGCGGCGATGAGATTACCGTGCATATGCTGTTGTCCCACACCGCAGGCTTCAATTCCAACTTTACCCGCGGCGAAGGCACCACATTGGAAGACACTGTGACTGAGATCAAAACGAAGCCGCTGCGCTTTGAACCGGGTACGACCTTTAACTACAGTAACCAAGGCTATGTATTGCTGGCATACATCGTACAGCTCGTGTCTGGCGAATCATATGGTCAATACATTCAGCAAACATTCTTGGACCCGCTGAATATGAAGGACACTGGTGAAGCTACATCTGCCACCAAAACCATTTCCGGTTTTATTGAAGACAAAAAGACTGGTGATTGGTCAACCGCAGGCTACTACTGGTCTCAATCCGGCACTGGTACATTCTATTCCAGCTTGGATGACATGATGAAGTGGTACAAATCGTTTGCCAACCACACGATCCTAAGCCAAGCCAGTATCGACAGAATGTTCACACCATACTCACAACTCAAACCATATGGCTACGCCTTCCTGATCAAAGACGTAGACGGTAAACACACCATCTATCACAACGGCAGCGGCACAGGCTACGCCACAGGATTCACCTACAACCTCGACGACGATGTTATGGTTATCCTGCTGGGCAACCACTATGGAATGGACATGGCAACCATGCTCACCCAAACCCAAACCCTAGCCAACCACGCCCTAGTCAAATAAAAAAGCACCAACCATCACCACACCAAAAACAAATGAACAACCCCAGCCAGTTTCCCAACCCTACACCACAGGGCAAAGAAACTGGCTTTTTTCACCATATAAAAATACAAACTCAACACTAACCCATCTCCCAACCTACTATATATCGCATATTTTAAATCTCTAACCCAACCGCGAAACCTCTCAACTTCCAAAACTCTCAAAAATCTCAAAACTCCCAAAACTCTACATACCACACAAACTCCCCAATCCCTTAACTCTACTCCCCCTCCCCCCAGTGGAAGTTGAAGCTCCTTCGCATGATGAGGGCAGCACGGAACGGAGGGAAGGAAATAAGGGGAAAGGACGACCTTGGAGCGCGGGAATCTTCATTCCCTCCCTAATCCGAAGATTCCCGCGCTCCACCGGAGGACGTCCCCTTATTCCTTCCCGAAGTGGTTGTTGCCCCCACACACCCCCGCCTAAGTTCCACCTCCCAATTTGACATTGCCCAAACATTCCACCATCATAATAAACCATAGCCCCACCTCACTACATACCTGCTGTCCATCCGGTAAATTTTCATCCCATAACTGCCGATGGCTACAGCCAATTTAAAGGAGGACATTCCTATCATGAACACGAACGCAATCGTCAATTACGCCCACCGTGGTGCGTCTGGGTATTGCCCGGAGAATACTATAGTGGCGTTTAAAAAAGGACTAGAACTAGGAGCGACCGGTATCGAAACCGACGTTCAGCGCACCAAAGATGGCAAATTGGTACTTATTCACGACGAAAGTGTGGAGCGCACAACAGGGCAACAAGGTCTGATCAAGGATTTGACGTATGACGAGATCAGCCGTCTGGATGCCGGTTCTTGGTTTGGTACTGAATTTGCTGGCGAACAGATTCCACTGTTGGACGAGCTGCTGCAATGGGCAGCACCGACCGGATTGATTATCAATCTAGAGCTGAAGAATAATGCAGAAGAGTATACCGGCATGGAGCAGCAGGTGATCGATGTGATACAGCAGTATGGATTATCCGACCGTATCATCATTTCCAGCTTCAATCATTATTCATTGGTGACCTGCAAGCAGTTAGCACCGGATATTCGTACCGGTATTTTGTATGGGGACAAGCTGTACAATCCGTGGGCATATGCGCAAAGTGTAGGCGCCGAAGCACTGCATCCGTATCATCTCCATCTCAACGAGCAGATCGTACATGAAGCAGCAGCCAGCGGGGTGATTAGCAATCCATTTACGATTAATGAACCAGAGCGAATGCGTGAGCTGATGGAGATGGGGGTAGCTGGAATCATTACCGATTATCCCGATCGTCTGGCAGAGTTATTGTCTTCGACGGTATCCTAATTGCTGTACGGCTTATGAAATGAGAGAGATAACGATAAATTGTGGTAACAACTATAAACTGAACAAGCGCCGCGTACGTTATATAATGTATACGGCGCTTGTTGTGTTGTCCAAAGCTGTGTTTTTGGTTATTTTGTGGTATGTTTAAAGTCTGGCTCTGTAATGGAAGAGTATGACTCGGGATGCTTCTGGAATTACCACTACCGCGCTTCGGATATACCGACTTGTTAGGTACAAAATCAAACTTTGCAAGCGTAACAGAACAAGTTAGAATAGGGAAATATCCATGAATCAGGCGCCGCAAATGGGAGACTTTGGATGAAAAAACTACGTATTGGGCGCTATCTAAAACTAAATACGATTCGGCTGCTTCGACTCAAAAAAGGCTCGCATCAGGTAGCCATTGGATTTGCGGTTGGCTTGATTCCTAGCTGGTATCCGTTGCTGGGAATCGGACCGCTGATCTCACTTGGTTTGAATCGATTGTTTAAAGGAGCACTACCAGCTGCGATCTTCGCGGCTTCGCTCGATTCCTTCGTCTGGCCGCTGACCTTTTTCCTGAATTATCATACGGGTCATCTGCTAGTTAGTCTGATCAGCAAAGCGAGCTGGCCGACCCGCATGCTGCATATTCGGATGCCGGATTGGCCAGAGGATTATATGCAGCCGCTGCACGAGTCCCACCACTGGCGGGATGCGGGGTTATACTTTGCCACGGGTGCAGCTGTGAACAGTATTGTCTTTGCCGTCATTATTTATATCATTATCAAATGGGTGATGCTTCGCTATCGTTTGCCGCTGCTGCATCTGCTACGCCGCAAAAAATGATTCTTCCTGACGCCAATCTGCACAAATACGGGTATTAGTATATACTGCTACTTCAAACCTATGAACATTACACTACACGATGACTTGTAACAAAGGAGGAACACCCGTGAACTTTGGCGCACGCATGCTCAAAACCGGCATCGCGGTTACGCTCGCTTTATATGTAAGCTCTTGGCTTAATTTAACGCCACCGGTCATTGCAGCCATTGCAGCTATTTTTGCGATGCAGCCTTCGATCTATCGCTCTTTCCGCTATTTTTTGGATCAGATTCAGACCAATACATTGGGTGCGATTTTGGCATTGCTCGGCGGAATGGTATTTTCTAACGACCCGATTGCTGTCGGTCTGATGTGTATCGTGGTTATTATGATCTGTCTTCGTCTCAATATGGGCGATACGATTGGCTTGACACTGGTTACGGTTATTTCCGTCATGGAGGTATCTGGTCAAGGACAATGGCATTTCGCGCTTAATCGATTTACGCTCAGTATTATTGGGATCGTATCGGCGTTTCTGATCAATGTGCTGATTGCTCCGCCGAAGCCACTGGAGCAATTCAAAGCGCAGATTCAGAATACATTTAGCACGATGTCCTTGCTGCTGCGTACAGCCGTATCAGATGAGATCAAGGAAGCCGTTTTTCGCGAGGAAAAGCGTGGATTGGACGGTACGATCCAGTCCCTGTCAGATAAATACAATCTGATGGAGGAGGAGCTGGGCAAGCTGAACCGCCCGTCGCTCACTACTCAGCGTCATTTGGTCGTGAATAAGCAGATGGTAACTACATTGCGCAAAGGGATGGATGTGCTGACGGCGATTGAGCAGCATTATTTCCAAGCAGAGCGAACTGCGGAGATCGACGAATATTTCGATTCTCATTTGGAAAAGCTGATCAAGTTCCATGAACACATCCTGCTCAAGTCCGATGATAAAATCAAAAATAACGGTAATGAAGCGACGGAAGTAGAGGCGGCCAATGATAAATTCTTAGATACGATGATCGAGCGGTATCAGGAAAACTTCGGCGGCGTGCTAAGATTGTCGATTGTTGCTGCCGTGATGTATGATTATGGTTATCAATTGGAGCGATTGAATCGTCTGGTTGATCATGTGAACAGCCCAAATAAAGACAAGGATCATATTCGTACAGACGCTGACAAAGATGTAAAGGATGAATTGGACAAGGAGAAAAGGTCCAAATCGACACGCAGTCAACGCAACTTCCCATCCTGGCCCTGGAAGTGACTTTCAAGGCCAGGTCATATCAAACATTACGCATTCGGTTTAAAGGAGATAGAGAGGAATGACAAGTATTCCTTATGAATTGGATCAATCCATCGGCTACAAACTAACCATTGCTTCACGTCTCGCTAGTAATCGTCTCAATCAGCAATTCCGCGATGCTGGATATCCGGTCACGTATGAACAATGGATTCTCGTATCGTATCTATGGAAAAGAGATGGACAGACGCAAAACCGTTTGGCACGGCTGTCTCGTAAAGACCAGCCTAGCGTCTCACGTCTGGTAGACAATATGATCCGGCGCGGTATGGTCACTAGGGTTCCACATCCAGATGATCGCCGTACCAACTTGATCTATCTGACCGATTATTGCCGCAGCATTCTGGATGATTTGGCTGCCAAAGCCTATCAAACCATCGAAGAGATTTTCAATGGATTTACCAGTGACGAACGCGAACAGACAATGAAACTGGTAGACCGCATCATTAAAAATATGGATTAACTTATGGCGTACCTCCCGTTACCTTTTTGTCATTCTGGTTAAAAAGAATAGAGTGATACAAATGAACAGGAGGAATATACCATGATGTCAACGGAAGAAAAGCAGCGCTGTATCGAGGCTTGTATGCAGTGTGTGGAAGCCTGTAATCATTGTTATACCTCATGTCTAGGTGAACAGCATATCGACATGATGCGGGAATGTATTCGTTTGGATCGTGAATGTGCAGATATGTGCCAATTCGCCATCAAAGCGATGAGCACCAACAGCCCCTATCTGCAACAAATTTGTGAGCTATGTGCGCAAATCTGTGAGGATTGCGCCAAGGAATGCGGCAAGCATGATCATGACCATTGTCAGCGTTGTGCACAAGCCTGTCGTCATTGTGCAGAGGCATGCCGTAGTATGGTTGCTTGATTATACCCGTTTGACCGGAAAGGCATCTCAGCAAAGACCGGATTGCAGATACTTCTGCAATTCGGTCTTTTGTTGTTGGGGGATCCGGCAGATCGATACGATCTATGACGAAACAACAAAATGAATTGTATACCGATTCCATCATCGTTTGGCATTGCACAGATGCCACAAGCGTGCCATACTGGATAGAATGGGTTAAACAATAAATAAGATCATCCTTGCAGCTGTATCTCTTGTTGCGATGATGAATAGCGTTGTTGTGCAAATGTTTTAATAATAAGGTATAGTAGAATATGATGTTGACGGTAAAGGAGATTAGTCATGATTGCAAAAACAGAGCAAGATATTGAAGGCTTAAAGAAAATTGGTAAAGTGGTCGCTACGATCCGCGACGAACTCAAACATATGGCAAAGCCCGGTGTACGTACGATCGATCTGGATCGCCGTGCAGGGGAGTTGTTTGAACAATACGGTGCAGTATCCGCACCGAAGGTTACGTATGATTTTCCAGGCTTCACATGTATCAGTATCAAT
The DNA window shown above is from Paenibacillus sp. JQZ6Y-1 and carries:
- a CDS encoding DUF2500 domain-containing protein, with product MTGSSGDWMGDDITSGIADFFHDVPLYFAIPFVVIFLMIISLFAIGIIKTISQWLHNRAQDVLTEPVMVSGKRQHVRGGSNSSTSTYYYITFEKQDRSRFELEVPEEQYGIIAEGDNGQLTYQGSWFKTFERIV
- a CDS encoding MarR family winged helix-turn-helix transcriptional regulator, which produces MTSIPYELDQSIGYKLTIASRLASNRLNQQFRDAGYPVTYEQWILVSYLWKRDGQTQNRLARLSRKDQPSVSRLVDNMIRRGMVTRVPHPDDRRTNLIYLTDYCRSILDDLAAKAYQTIEEIFNGFTSDEREQTMKLVDRIIKNMD
- a CDS encoding serine hydrolase, which translates into the protein MKSRTKRPGLAFATKWVVAAALTVSVGAAPHVAPQVQAAASEKPAVITIGGKTIDWSTAPFVMNGTTMVPLREAAKELGAQATWDASTHSVVMYNNGDTIVHTPNTSKITLDGYSLDMPEVSRNVYGTMMVPARFLADAFKAKLTLNSTPELATIDLTPDQETVMSNSIKSVDTYLQNQNYSGLALVEYKGKVVLKKGYGLSGVNKTTSPDGISRIASLSKSFTASSVMKLIEEGKISLDDKLTKYIPDFPRGDEITVHMLLSHTAGFNSNFTRGEGTTLEDTVTEIKTKPLRFEPGTTFNYSNQGYVLLAYIVQLVSGESYGQYIQQTFLDPLNMKDTGEATSATKTISGFIEDKKTGDWSTAGYYWSQSGTGTFYSSLDDMMKWYKSFANHTILSQASIDRMFTPYSQLKPYGYAFLIKDVDGKHTIYHNGSGTGYATGFTYNLDDDVMVILLGNHYGMDMATMLTQTQTLANHALVK
- a CDS encoding DinB family protein: MNMLFEYNWQVRQDWFDWCRELPEEELLRERVGGMGSFLNTLFHIVEVEYNWLTDVKQQVHPSYFNDTFDQYRSLAQVEELSQRLHSQVAEVVYNWKPELEHRELHDSGPDGQTEIHTYGEVMRHVIAHEIHHIGQLSIWARMLDRKPVTANLIRRGLGHTSPGNEL
- a CDS encoding four-helix bundle copper-binding protein yields the protein MSTEEKQRCIEACMQCVEACNHCYTSCLGEQHIDMMRECIRLDRECADMCQFAIKAMSTNSPYLQQICELCAQICEDCAKECGKHDHDHCQRCAQACRHCAEACRSMVA
- a CDS encoding cupin domain-containing protein, with protein sequence MAGSPNLKFNTQGNVLFRRNADNVGYETNVGQLPSLEGVASTDLYMTKGNIREPHWHPNAGEYDYVIEGELEFVIFDPIYKQLQKYHLKPRDVLYIPQGYWHWIVPLTEKTHILVVFNNNEPTTVAGSDILRFTPSEVMELAYSMPADDYEQLISNIDGTIVIGPSNEETNDTLKVGTDTDNDPQPQDDKDKGHRHK
- a CDS encoding DUF2062 domain-containing protein, translating into MKKLRIGRYLKLNTIRLLRLKKGSHQVAIGFAVGLIPSWYPLLGIGPLISLGLNRLFKGALPAAIFAASLDSFVWPLTFFLNYHTGHLLVSLISKASWPTRMLHIRMPDWPEDYMQPLHESHHWRDAGLYFATGAAVNSIVFAVIIYIIIKWVMLRYRLPLLHLLRRKK
- a CDS encoding glycerophosphodiester phosphodiesterase, which encodes MNTNAIVNYAHRGASGYCPENTIVAFKKGLELGATGIETDVQRTKDGKLVLIHDESVERTTGQQGLIKDLTYDEISRLDAGSWFGTEFAGEQIPLLDELLQWAAPTGLIINLELKNNAEEYTGMEQQVIDVIQQYGLSDRIIISSFNHYSLVTCKQLAPDIRTGILYGDKLYNPWAYAQSVGAEALHPYHLHLNEQIVHEAAASGVISNPFTINEPERMRELMEMGVAGIITDYPDRLAELLSSTVS
- a CDS encoding sigma-70 family RNA polymerase sigma factor, with amino-acid sequence MSLSISSPTYEKYKAELRRIAWRMQYRSRTRINRELPLLYDVSYSPSFTDETDSRLWIQQWIQSLPEGMEQQVMTALFIRDLTEKQVAAHYHISQQAVSKWKKKALQTLRQKMQSAN
- a CDS encoding FUSC family protein → MNFGARMLKTGIAVTLALYVSSWLNLTPPVIAAIAAIFAMQPSIYRSFRYFLDQIQTNTLGAILALLGGMVFSNDPIAVGLMCIVVIMICLRLNMGDTIGLTLVTVISVMEVSGQGQWHFALNRFTLSIIGIVSAFLINVLIAPPKPLEQFKAQIQNTFSTMSLLLRTAVSDEIKEAVFREEKRGLDGTIQSLSDKYNLMEEELGKLNRPSLTTQRHLVVNKQMVTTLRKGMDVLTAIEQHYFQAERTAEIDEYFDSHLEKLIKFHEHILLKSDDKIKNNGNEATEVEAANDKFLDTMIERYQENFGGVLRLSIVAAVMYDYGYQLERLNRLVDHVNSPNKDKDHIRTDADKDVKDELDKEKRSKSTRSQRNFPSWPWK